The sequence GGCTGCGCCACAGGCGGAGGCACAGGAGGAGTGGACACAGAGGACCCTCTACGTGGCGAACAACGCCGTGGACAGCGCGACGTGTGGCTCCAGCCAGCGGCCGTGTCGCTCCCTCAGCCGCGCCATCGCCAACGCCCACGACGGGGACCGCATCCTGGTGGGGCCCGGGCGTTATGGCGACCTGAACGGCGATGGCGACTTCAGCGACCCGGGCGAGGAGGCGGCCGAGGTGGGCTCCGGTTGCAGGTGCATGGTGCTCATCAACAAGCGCCTGCGAATCGAGTCCACCGACGGCGCCGACGCCACCGTGCTCGACGCCGCGGGTGCGCGGCTGGACGTGGTCAACATCACCGCGAGTCGCGTCGTCTTCGGTGGGGACGGGAAGGGCTTCACCCTGACGGGCGCGCGGAAGACGGGCGACGATGACGGCATCGGGCTGCAGGTGCTGCCCGGAACGCGGGACGTGGAGGTGACGGACAACGTCGCCGACGATGACCGGGATTTTGGCTTCTTCATCCAGGGCGACCATCACACGATTCGCGACAACCGCTCCCACCAGAACGGGCACGGCTTCCTCCTCGAGTTCACCACGGAGGGCCATGTCGTCACGGGCAACGTGGCCACGTCCAATGGCACGGACGAGGACTTCGGCCATGGCTTCATCATCGGCCTGGGCAACGGCTACACCATCATGTCGAACAGGGCTATCGGCAACGATGGCGTGGGGTTCCTGCTCTCCTCCGCCGGTGGCACGGGCTTCGTCTTCACGCAGAACGACGCCATCGGGAACCGGGGCACGGGCACCTGGGTGCTGACCTCCCAGGCTCCGAGCCTCGCGCTCCGGGGCAATGACATCTTCGGGAATCTGGGCGAGGCGGTGGGCGGCTTCTTCCCGCCCTTCCCCAACTGCGGCCTCGTGAATGACTCCGGCCACCCCGTGGATGCGACGCGCACCTTCTGGGGC comes from Pyxidicoccus parkwaysis and encodes:
- a CDS encoding NosD domain-containing protein: MAAPQAEAQEEWTQRTLYVANNAVDSATCGSSQRPCRSLSRAIANAHDGDRILVGPGRYGDLNGDGDFSDPGEEAAEVGSGCRCMVLINKRLRIESTDGADATVLDAAGARLDVVNITASRVVFGGDGKGFTLTGARKTGDDDGIGLQVLPGTRDVEVTDNVADDDRDFGFFIQGDHHTIRDNRSHQNGHGFLLEFTTEGHVVTGNVATSNGTDEDFGHGFIIGLGNGYTIMSNRAIGNDGVGFLLSSAGGTGFVFTQNDAIGNRGTGTWVLTSQAPSLALRGNDIFGNLGEAVGGFFPPFPNCGLVNDSGHPVDATRTFWGAPTGPGPDPADDAGPGSICDRNGTTVVVPFRTWPGLSDAAPSAPTGDGARDAGR